The genomic region AACATAAACACTTGGGTTTCTGGTTTTACTAGTTATGGACTTAATTTAATATCAGAATTTGTGCACAGGGGCCATGAAGTAGACCTAAAGCCCTGGTCCTACAAAAGCTACATGCATAGACTTTAAAATGATTATGTGATTTAATTAAAAGATTACATTCATACTGCCTCAAatgtactgttttttttttcccagagctaGAAGAAAAGTTCACAGTTTATCAAATATATGTAGTTACCTGTTGCATGCTTTAGTTGAAATTCATGAACTAGCAATGAAATGAATTCCTTGTGAATACCAGTTAGGATAAATATGCCTCCCAGTGAAGCTCAACTAATAGCAGTAACTTCCAGGGCTTCACTAAGGAAAGTTTCTGCTATGAATTTAGCAATTTGAGGCTGTGTTTAAACTCATAAGTGAAGGAACAGATGCACAcatattgaaatattttttaaaatacaacatGCAGAGCAAATTGTTTGAAATAGCTGGTTTCAATATCAATAACTCAGTGCATTTTGCACTCTGAGGCAGTGCTTCTGGTTTTTTGGAAAATACTGTTTGATGCTACCAGTTACTGTAAACACAGGTGCAAACAAATAACATGATTAACCTGCTAATGGCATAGTTTATATCTTGAAATGGCATTTAAATTTTATTGTCTCTATGTGTAGTTTTCATGTGTTTGGTGCAAGGGCTTTTTTTTAAACGTGATCATAAAATTGCTACATTGTAATCATGCCATGAccaatgagatttttttaatatatatataccagttgcatgtgttttctttataaaagATGTAAAAAGTATTTATTGCTATCTAGTTGCTcatatttgtaattattttaatacCTTACAAACTAGTGGGCCTCTTAACCTTATTACATGCTTGCTTCTCTTTTAGGCCATCTTTTTTGCAGATTCTTTTCAAGTTAttaaatagaaaagaataagCTGCAGTGAATAAGCATGTAGGtgaggaaaatgttttctttttaatggcaCAAATAAACAAGTATCAAACCCAAAAGTTCTTTATTCAAAGCCACTATTGGAGTGTAATCTCATTTATGAAAAGTACAGATAAATAGTAATTTAGTGCTACTTCATTTGCTTTAAagactttgaggaaaaaaaaaccaaacaactataAAGTTGAAAATActtataaaatattcatttttaaaagctaaaatgAAGCACTTTCATACTTATTGAGGGAAGTATCCAAATGGGAGGGTGAAGGGAGGTCACACGAGTAAATATATCACAGACTGGGAAGCAGTAGGAAGTCATTCACCATCACTCACTTGAGACTGATTCAGTTGCAGAGAATGGAGGTAAGATAATATTGACCATATGAGTTGTGAAATTGTACATTGTTTGCTTAGAGCTATGATGGTGAAAGTAGTGCAAAAAACGCAATAGCCTCCTGGgcctctctcctcaaaggaaaactAGGAAAAGTAGAACACTTCTGAGCAAATGCAAAGCACAGTATATCTCTTAGGAACACAAATTCACGCTGAATTTAAGGTGAGGATGAACATGAGCTACAGTTTATCTTccagtgctaaaaaaaaaaaaaagattattttgtaTGTGAAGAATCAAGTACTTGGGACTAAactgttttttgttctttcatcTGTAGCTTTGATCTAAagcatgctttttattttttcccctactgACCTGTGTCCCTGCCCCCCCATCACCTGAAACTAAATTCATAGTTTTACGTAGGCCTATAAATGCAGTATTTCCGATTCTGCTTACACTGATGGCCTAGCTCCTTTAATTCTAATTAAAGGTAAACAGATTTACTCATTCGGGTAGGCTTTCTAACAGATAATCTGCTGGGTTTGCCAGACCCTTGAACACAGACTTCCTTCTCTAAGTATCTCTTCTGCTTGTACTACTGTAGTCACTGACCTCCAGTCTTCATGCAGATATTctctcaggaaaaataaaacctaagGGATTATTTTTGCTTCTGCCCTTGTTTCTGTTCTGATTTGACCAAGTGTTTGGGCATTATGAAAATATTGCCATCATTACTGCAATGAATGACATATTGGTACAGGTTAACAGGTCTACCTTGGCCATCAATCTACTGAAAATTAGCAGTACAAGGTGTTTAACTTTTCCTTCATCCAGATGATTTGCTACACTGAAAGTGCTCCTTTGAAAGCTCTCCTTTTGCATTTGAAGATTACACATCTTCCAAGTTAAGAAGTGCGTTTAGTTTGCGTTTAAAACAATTTTGGGCAGCAACTTTGTTTCTTCCTCAGATGCTAGCACAGTGTTGAATGAGTTGATGGGCATGCTCACAATTTCATTGACTAAAAATGGTGTTCTCAGAGCTTTTGCATGGTATTCGTCACTGCTAAGGTTTGTATCAGTACAACTATGGCACCTATTTGTTACTTAATTTGGTTTCTGCGTCCACATCTGCTGATGATGCTCCAGAGTAGATGCTGCTTGATTTTAAGCGTGGTTATGAAGAAACTGCTGAAGTGTGGCTTCTCTAGAACACCCGAATCACCTGGATATTCCACATGGCCTTATTTGCCATGTTCTTGGCAATGGCTACCAACAGCTCCTCAGCCATGTGAAGAAACAGATTTAACATCACTGCTTTACCCAACAGCACCTTCACTGCAGATTAAGTAAGAGGTGATGCTGTGACTTGAATTCAAAGGCAGTCCTGAATCTGAGCCGGGTTCTTCGAAGAGCTGAGAAACTTCTATAGGATCAAAACCTTCCTCCAAAGACATGAGTTTAATTTCATCAAAATTTTCATTGTGGGCTGTTTGGTTTCTAATGCTGGCAGCTGAAAATAGCCCTGTCAAATTTGACCCATGAAGTAGtgattctggatttgtgctgttaAAACTTGACTGAGGAAAAGACTCTTGCCTGTGTAAACGTCTGTCTGAGATGGGTAGTCTGTTCTTAGTAGTGTGGCATCACGAGGACTGAAACAGCGGCAAAGTGTCTCGGTGAAATGAATGTTGTGTGACAGTGATGGATCTCAGCTTCTACTAGAAGTAGCAACTTGTATATCTTCCAGTAAGCTCACCTAAAAGATgacggggggtgggagggaaggatctttTATACAATGAATGCCTCTACATTCCTCACCTGCACAGTCTTGATCAATTTATTTTCTAATGTTCTGATATTTGAAGTAAAAATATTGTATGTTAAACTCTTCTAGCTACCCTGAATGCTGTTTTCCACTTGTACAAAGCACAACCTGTGTTGGCATATGGCAAGAGGAAGCAGGAAGGGTGCTGAGGAAAAGTGGTTGAGGgatgagaggaggaggaggactcgcGAAGGACAGTGTGGGACTGATGAGCATTAAGAGGTGGAAATGGGACTGTTGCTAAGTGTCCATCAAACTATAGCCTGCATGGTACATCTGATCTGGTCTAAGAAAAGGTCCTAAGAAAAGTGGTTCTGACCCTTCCCTGGTAGCGGTATTGATCATCTGATCACAGGGTGAGCTGGTTCGAAGTGCTAAATTGTTGGAAAATTAACCTTGTAAAGAAGATAAATAGCTCACCTGCAGGACTTAACCGGTGAAAACAATGGTGTAtgaaaagagaggaggaggacaggAACTTTAAGGTCTCACTGCTTTTCTTTCACAGGTTATGAAAGCTTTTAAGGCTGTGAGCTGCCACATTTGGCTTAGCTCCTTCTTAACCAGGGTCTATTGCGTTCACATTTCAACTCCTTTACCACtctgttttcaagaaaaatcCCTCCCCAGATCACACCTTCTGTGGATGTCATTCAGCTTTAAGTTACTACTctgtttttctttacaaaaataaaGCTGCTGTATGATCCCTCAGCCCTGAAGTCCAAATGGTAGGTACTGCAGCAGCATTGAGGCCCACCTTATGTGGGGTATCATTGCCCGGTACAAAGCCACTGACCAAGATTAAGTCAGATCACTTGCTGACAAGTACAGTAGTCGATAAAATACATGGATACAAAAAACCTGAGAATATAAATGCATCAAGTAAGCatatgatatgattcctctatAGCTGAGCATCCCTACTGTGGTGCAGGAAAGGAATTATTAGTTGAAATAATTAAGTTGTCCAGTGGCTCCACCCAACTACGAACAATCTGAATATATATCTCATGATTGAGGAGATAAGGTGTTGTAAACACTACTTACTCAGTACTGCACAGTCACACTTAGTGTTTCTGTCCTGTTGCTTATTTTGCATTAATGGTAGCAGAAAAACCAGTAACTGAGTTACACTAACACCATTATGAGCCCCAGAGCTAGATCAGGACTACACGTGGGTGGTGTCtgtagagagaaaaagactgattCTTGCTGATTGTAGAAGACTTGCTATTACTACCAAGCCTATATATTTCATCAGCCTTTCTGCTTCTACCATTGGAGAATGTGGAAGTTCACACTGCTCACAGCAGGTTGTTTCCAAACAATAAACTACAACCCCACCTGATGACAACCTTCAGCTTGCCTTTGGAAGGATTTCTGTGCAAGCACAAGGCAGGAGATTTACACtagaaaacccaaccaaaaaaaaaaaaaaaaaagaaaaaaaatccagatatcTCAAATTCTAATCTTGCTTCTGCCCTTTACTAGTTTCACTTGGGCTAGAGAACGCAATCTGAGACCGAGTCTGATTTACCAAATTATCCATCAGCCTTTCACGTTGCAGGTCTGGGCTCCAACTGTGCACCTGTGGTTTCCCTAAAGTACAACTTACTGCAGGTCAACTATCAGCTTCGGTCTGTCAGTCTTTGAAATATAAAAAACAGTAATTTATGTCAAATCTGCCACTCAGGGTGGTCCAAGAATAAATGAGGAGGTGGGAGAAAGTATGATTTTGCGGGTGCCCCAGCCTACACTTAATTGGAAGGATGCTGCCTGCTTTGGCAGATTTTctgattacattaaaaaaaaaagccttcagtTTCCAATTAAGTACATTGGAGTATAGATCTCAGCATAAATTTGGTGCACTGTACATCAGATTATCCCTCCATGTATCTTCTCCTCTTGCTTCCCTATTTGTGATCTATCAAACAATACGTAGGGAGCAGAACATGTAATGGTATCAAAATATGAATAGGTCTCCCGTGATGCGTTGGATGGACAAACAAGACCCCTCTCTAGCAGCAGCAGAGAGCATAGGCAAGCTGTTTCCAGCTACCGATCACTGTGTCATTCGCAAACAGGGCTAAAACTATGCGGCTCAGTCCTACAAGTGCACAGAAACATCTGAACTGGTTGTGGAATAACAGAAAGTCCTCACTCATGGCAGCAGAACGGAGCAGACAGGGTGGTTTGCCAAGgtgtgcaggcagcatggaggggCAGGGGCTACCAGCCCCTGCAAAGCTCTGTTTCACTGCAGTCAGACTCAGGTATTTCTGCAAATATTTCTACATATCCCAGTGCCAGAGCAAAGGTATATGACCACCACTATTTGCAAATCGATTTTTCATGCTGATTACTCATATATGTCATTCACATGCTGCCTGTTAATTCCTCTATTTTACCTTTATTTTAGTTGTCAGGCTTCAAATTATTCCACTACTGTCATTAACCTTTGAGATGCTTTTCTGCAAGCTGCTTTAttaactgcacttctctgtagAGCTGGCCTTCTCTTTGCTACCAGCTGAAAAGATGCAGCACAGGCCTAGTGATCTTTGCCACATTTTGATTAAGTAGCATTTCCAGAAAATTGTCCCACTTCAGTACGAGTTAGGCAAAAGAAATACAGTTTCTAGTAACATAACCAGTAGTTTCACTTTACTACTTTGCAGGATTAAATATGattcaaaattaaatataatGATGCATAGCTGTTATCATATAGCTCTAATGTTACTGATGTTGCTTTTTTGCCTGTGTACTT from Patagioenas fasciata isolate bPatFas1 chromosome 2, bPatFas1.hap1, whole genome shotgun sequence harbors:
- the NFE2L3 gene encoding LOW QUALITY PROTEIN: nuclear factor erythroid 2-related factor 3 (The sequence of the model RefSeq protein was modified relative to this genomic sequence to represent the inferred CDS: inserted 3 bases in 3 codons; substituted 10 bases at 10 genomic stop codons) — translated: MWNLPCFLTRVLYVQLAPATEGCSSPGDAGSPQDTDGAPGPAEGRLAERRRGAGVSGCACPCPPPEGRPVRRQEGAVCAGAEGRDCAWAVGPSTPRHPKRRVSCGDSGPADGQPWVTDLPEPPRASLAAGPALAGPASALGPGEGGGAQRCPPRPEKPTRGRQREEDGTAAAPWRRAAVAVLGHRAVRGTCSSSGWDGEGRLCCHPDQGGLLHVDVLRSVSLLEDIQVATSSRSXDPSLSHNIHFTETLCRCFSPRDATLLRTDYPSQXRRLHRQESFPQSSFNSTNPESLLHGSNLTGLFSAASIRNQTAHNENFDEIKLMSLEEGFDPIEVSQLFEEPGSDSGLPLNSSHSITSYLICSEGAVGXSSDVKSVSSHGXGAVGSHCQEHGKXGHVEYPGDSGVLEKXTLQQFLHNHAXNQAASTLEHHQQMWTQKPNXVTNRCHSCTDTNLSSDEYHAKALRTPFLVNEIVSMPINSFNTVLASXGRNKVAAQNCFKRKLNALLNLEDVXSSNAKGELSKEHFQCSKSSGXRKSXTPCTANFQXIDGQGRPVNLYQYVIHCSNDGNIFIMPKHLVKSEQKQGQKQK